The Bradyrhizobium sp. CCBAU 051011 DNA segment GGCGGCCGGCGTCGACCTCTCGAAGCAGGCGCTGCTCACGATCTCGGTGACCGAGGACGAAATCGACGGCATCGGCGGCGAAAACATCGCGGGCGCCTATGCCTGCATGAAGTATTTCCAGTCGCTCGACAATGCCAACAACAAGGCGTTCGTTCCCGCCTTCAAGAAGCTGTGGGGCGAGAAGACCGTGATCGGCGACGTGACGCAGGCCGGCTATCTCGGCCCGTGGCTGTGGAAGCTGACTTGCGAGAAGGCCGGCAGCTTCGATGTCGACAAGATTGCCGCCGCTTCGCCCGGCGTCGAATTCAAGGAAGCGCCCGAAGGCTACGTGCGCATCCATGAAAACCATCACCTCTGGTCGAAGACCCGGGTCGGCCGCGCCAAGCTCGACGGCCAGTTCGAACTGATCTTCGAGACGTCGGATCTGGTCGAGCCCGATCCGTTCCCGAAGGGCTACCAGTAGGCGCAGCGGGTTTCCGCAAGCTTCCCAAGCAAGAGCTCCCTGGCGTGGACCGTCAATCCGCGCTTGACGACCCCGCGTCGCGACTTTGCTCGCGGCGCGGGGAACTTATCCCCCGACGGAGAAACATCGATGTTCGGCGACTATTCGATTGGCGATCTGGGCTCCATCTTCGTCATGCAGGGGTTTGCGGGCCTGATCCTGTTTTCCGTCTACGTCCTGATGGCGCTGGGGCTAGCGATCATCTTCGGCCAGATGGGCGTCATCAACATGGCGCATGGCGAGTTCATGATTCTCGGCGCCTACGTCACCTGGATGACGTCGAACTTCTTCCAGGCGTTTCTGCCGAGCCTGTTCAGCGGCTATTTCTTCCTGGCGATGATACTGGCCTTCCTGGCCTCCGGTGCGCTGGGGATGCTGGTCGAATGGGCGCTGATCCGCCATCTCTACAAACGTCCGCTCGATACGCTGCTTGCCACTTGGGGCCTGAGCCTGATGCTGCAGCAGGCCTATCGTTCGGTGTTCGGCGCGCGTGAAGTCGGCGTCGATCTGCCGCAATGGATGCTGGGCTCGCTCAAGGTGACCGACAGCATCGAGGTCCCGATCAACGGCGTCTTCGTGATGGGGCTGACGGTGCTGATCACCATCGTGGTCGCTTACGTCCTGTACAAGTCTCGCTGGGGCCGCCAGGTCCGTGCCGTGGTGCAGAACCGCATCATGGCCGGCGCCGTCGGTATCAACACCGAGAAGGTCGACCGCTACACCTTCGGGTTGGGCTGCGGCATCGCCGGCATCGCCGGAAGCGCCTTCACCATGATCGGCTCCACCGGGCCCACCTCAGGCCAGCTCTACATCGTCGATACCTTCCTGGTTGTCGTGTTCGGCGGCGCCGCCAGCCTGCTCGGCACCATCGCCTCCGCCTTCTCGATCTCGCAGACCCAATCGACGCTGGAATTCTTCATGTCGGGTTCGATGGCCAAGGTGCTCACGCTGCTCGCTGTGGTCGGAATTCTGATGCTGCGGCCGCAAGGCCTGTTCGCCCTCAAAGTCCGCAAATAACAGAAGCAGGCTCGGTCATGATCATCCACTCACGCTTCTTCAATCGATCCGAACTCATCGGCTTCATTGCGCTGGCCGCCATCCTGTTCGTGATCCTGCCGCTGTCGCTGGATGTGTTCCGCCTCAACCTGGTCGCGAAATATCTGACCTACGCCTTTGTCGCGATCGGGCTTGTGCTGTGCTGGGGCTATGGCGGCATTCTGAGCCTGGGGCAGGGGGTGTTCTTCGGCCTCGGCGGCTACTGCATGGCAATGTTCCTCAAGCTGGAAGCCTCCAGCGTCGAGAACACCAAGATCCAGTCCACGCCCGGCATTCCGGATTTCATGGATTGGAATCAGATCACCTCGCTGCCCCTGTTCTGGCAGCCGTTCCACAGTCTCACCTTTACCATCGCCGCAATCATCCTGGTGCCCGGCCTGTTCGCCCTGATCATCGGAACCGCGATGTTCAAGCGCCGCGTCGGCGGTACCTATTTCGCGATCATCACCCAGGCCGTCGCCGCGATCCTGACCATCCTGATCGTGGGGCAGCAGGGCTACACCGGCGGCATCAACGGCATGACCGACCTGCGCACCCTCAAGGGTTGGGACATCCGGCCGGACCATGCCAAGGTCATCCTGTACTTCGTCGAGGTGGTGTTGCTGTTCGCCTGCATTGGCATCGCGCAGTTCATCCGCCTGACCAAGCTCGGCCGCATCCTGGTGGCGATGCGCGAACAGGAAGACCGCGTTCGCTTCTCCGGCTACAGCGTCGCCAACTTCAAGATCTTCGCCTTCTGCATGGCCGCGGTGTTCGCCGCAATCGGCGGCGCCATGTTCGCGCTCAATGTCGGCTTCATGTCCCCGTCATTCGTCGGCATCGTGCCGTCGATCGAGATGGTGATCTACACGGCGGTCGGCGGCCGGATGTCGATCTTCGGCGCGGTGTGGGGATCGCTGCTGGTCAATTTTGCCAAGACCAGCCTTTCGGAATCCTTCCCGCAGCTCTGGCTGTTCGGCCTCGGCGCGCTGTTCATCGCGGTCGTGCTGGCGTTCCCGAACGGCCTGTCGGGAATCTGGGCCGATTACGTTCAGCCGCGCATCGACCGGCTGCTGGCATCACGCAAATCAAAGCCGGGCGGGTGGGCCGACAATTCCGTCGCCGACGGCGCACCAGCAGAGTGAGGCAAGCATGCTCATCGGTCATCTCGGTTGCCGATGCCACACCGGCGGAATGAGGAGATAGATCATGCTCATCGGTCACCAACCCAAGCCCTTTCTGCTCGCGGTCGAGGCGCTCACGGTGTCATTCGACGGCTTCAAGGCCGTGAACAATCTCTCCTTCTATGTCGAGGAGAACGAAATCCGCGTCATCATCGGTCCCAACGGCGCCGGCAAGACCACCGTACTCGATCTTATCTGCGGAAAGACCAAGGCCACCTCGGGCTCGATTCAGTTTCGCGGCAAGGAGCTGACGAAGCTGAAGGAGAATCAGATCGTGCAGACTGGCGTCGGGCGCAAGTTTCAGACGCCGTCGGTGTTCGAAGATCTGACCGTGTTCGAGAATCTGGAGATCTCCTATCCGCGCGGCCGCTCCGTGTTCGGCTCGCTCGCCTTTCAGCGCGATGACGCCGTGAAACAGCGCGTCGAGGAGGTCGCGGAGATGATCTTCTTGAAGGATCGTCTCGATACCTATGCCGATCAGCTCAGTCACGGCCAGAAGCAATGGCTCGAGATCGGCATGTTGCTGATTCAGGACCCGGAACTCCTGATGCTCGATGAGCCCGTCGCCGGTATGAGCGTCAGCGAGCGCGCCAAGACCGCCGAACTGCTCAACCGCATCATCAAGGATCGCTCGGTGCTGGTGATCGAGCACGATATGAAGTTCGTCGAGGACATCGCCCACAAGGTGACGGTGCTGCACCAGGGCCAGATCCTGTCGGAGGGCACGATGGAGAAGGTGAAGAACGATCCGAAAGTGATCGAAGTTTATCTGGGACATTGAGGGAGTAGGGGCATGCTGGCTATCTCGGATCTTCACGTCGCCTACGGCCAGAGCGAAGTGCTGCACGGCCTCAACGTGTCGGTGGCGCCCAACGAGATCGTGGCGATCATGGGCCGTAACGGCATGGGCAAGACCACGCTGATGAAATCGCTGATGGGCATTCTGCCCGCGAAAAGCGGCTCGGTGAAAATGCACGGCGCCGAGCTCAACACGATGCAGAGCTTCGAGCGGGTGGCAAAAGGCCTCGCCTATGTACCGCAGGGCCGCATGATCTTTTCCACCATGACGGTGAAAGAGAACATCGAAACCGGCCTGGTCGTATCAGGCGGCTCGGAGGTGCCCGAAGACATCTACGAGCTGTTTCCGGTACTGCTGGAGATGAAGAACCGCCGCGGCGGCAATCTGTCGGGCGGTCAACAGCAGCAGCTCGCGATTGCGCGCGCGCTCGCCACCAAGCCGAAGGTGCTGCTGCTGGATGAGCCGACCGAAGGCATCCAGCCGTCGATCATCAAGGAAATGGCGCGCACGCTGAAACGCATTCGCGACGAGCGCGGCCTTTCCATTGTCGTCTCCGAACAGGTCTTGAGCTTTGCGCTTGATATCGCCGACCGCGTGCTGGTCATCGAGAACGGCGAGATCGTCCGCGACGACCCGCGCGACAGCGTCGACGCCGCGCAAGTTTCGAAATTCCTGTCCGTTTGAACCTGTGTTCTAAAAAGGGGAGCTATCGATGCCAGAGACACTGATCAAGGTCGATCTTACGAAGTCGGCCTATGAGAACGACATGATCCACAACCGCTGGCATCCCGATATTCCGATCGTGGCGTGGGTCAATCCGGGCGACGATTTCATCATCGAGACCTACGACTGGACCGGCGGCTTCATCAAGAACAACGATTCCGCCGATGACGTGCGCGACATCGATCTTTCGATCGTGCACTTCCTGTCCGGCCCGATCGGCGTCAAGGGCGCCGAGCCCGGCGATCTCCTGGTAGTCGACCTGCTCGATGTCGGGCCGCTGAAGGAAAGTCTCTGGGGTTTTAACGGCTTCTTCTCCAAGCA contains these protein-coding regions:
- the urtB gene encoding urea ABC transporter permease subunit UrtB, with translation MFGDYSIGDLGSIFVMQGFAGLILFSVYVLMALGLAIIFGQMGVINMAHGEFMILGAYVTWMTSNFFQAFLPSLFSGYFFLAMILAFLASGALGMLVEWALIRHLYKRPLDTLLATWGLSLMLQQAYRSVFGAREVGVDLPQWMLGSLKVTDSIEVPINGVFVMGLTVLITIVVAYVLYKSRWGRQVRAVVQNRIMAGAVGINTEKVDRYTFGLGCGIAGIAGSAFTMIGSTGPTSGQLYIVDTFLVVVFGGAASLLGTIASAFSISQTQSTLEFFMSGSMAKVLTLLAVVGILMLRPQGLFALKVRK
- the urtC gene encoding urea ABC transporter permease subunit UrtC, with protein sequence MIIHSRFFNRSELIGFIALAAILFVILPLSLDVFRLNLVAKYLTYAFVAIGLVLCWGYGGILSLGQGVFFGLGGYCMAMFLKLEASSVENTKIQSTPGIPDFMDWNQITSLPLFWQPFHSLTFTIAAIILVPGLFALIIGTAMFKRRVGGTYFAIITQAVAAILTILIVGQQGYTGGINGMTDLRTLKGWDIRPDHAKVILYFVEVVLLFACIGIAQFIRLTKLGRILVAMREQEDRVRFSGYSVANFKIFAFCMAAVFAAIGGAMFALNVGFMSPSFVGIVPSIEMVIYTAVGGRMSIFGAVWGSLLVNFAKTSLSESFPQLWLFGLGALFIAVVLAFPNGLSGIWADYVQPRIDRLLASRKSKPGGWADNSVADGAPAE
- the urtE gene encoding urea ABC transporter ATP-binding subunit UrtE, with the translated sequence MLAISDLHVAYGQSEVLHGLNVSVAPNEIVAIMGRNGMGKTTLMKSLMGILPAKSGSVKMHGAELNTMQSFERVAKGLAYVPQGRMIFSTMTVKENIETGLVVSGGSEVPEDIYELFPVLLEMKNRRGGNLSGGQQQQLAIARALATKPKVLLLDEPTEGIQPSIIKEMARTLKRIRDERGLSIVVSEQVLSFALDIADRVLVIENGEIVRDDPRDSVDAAQVSKFLSV
- the urtD gene encoding urea ABC transporter ATP-binding protein UrtD, with the translated sequence MLIGHQPKPFLLAVEALTVSFDGFKAVNNLSFYVEENEIRVIIGPNGAGKTTVLDLICGKTKATSGSIQFRGKELTKLKENQIVQTGVGRKFQTPSVFEDLTVFENLEISYPRGRSVFGSLAFQRDDAVKQRVEEVAEMIFLKDRLDTYADQLSHGQKQWLEIGMLLIQDPELLMLDEPVAGMSVSERAKTAELLNRIIKDRSVLVIEHDMKFVEDIAHKVTVLHQGQILSEGTMEKVKNDPKVIEVYLGH